In a genomic window of Nitrososphaerota archaeon:
- a CDS encoding DUF1326 domain-containing protein, with protein MPARIPLTKTVQIPKWEIQVDYVETCNCTFGCPCNFSGHPTDGFCRALVLYKINKGFYGDTVLDGLPVVYVASWPKAIHEGSGTMQLYSSEKATPKQREAIDMIFKGMAKGNGPFAIFATTLKYVHDTEFVDLKYKIAGKSSSFSVPGVLEVQVEPFRDAVSGAEVQTEVHVPTGFIWKKAKAARTKTMRIVSEHLSFDESGQNAFFCENLRFKGP; from the coding sequence GTGCCAGCTAGGATACCCCTGACAAAGACCGTCCAGATCCCGAAGTGGGAAATCCAAGTTGACTACGTCGAGACGTGCAACTGCACCTTCGGATGCCCTTGCAATTTCAGCGGCCACCCCACCGACGGGTTCTGCAGGGCGCTCGTTCTCTACAAGATCAACAAAGGCTTCTATGGCGACACGGTCCTTGACGGTCTCCCGGTGGTTTATGTCGCATCCTGGCCGAAGGCGATTCACGAAGGGAGCGGGACCATGCAACTCTACTCGAGCGAGAAGGCTACTCCGAAGCAGAGGGAGGCCATAGACATGATCTTCAAGGGAATGGCCAAGGGCAACGGGCCATTCGCCATCTTCGCCACCACCCTGAAGTACGTCCACGACACCGAATTCGTTGACCTGAAGTACAAGATTGCTGGCAAGTCGAGCAGCTTCTCGGTTCCGGGTGTCCTGGAGGTGCAGGTGGAACCTTTCAGAGATGCGGTCTCGGGAGCGGAGGTCCAGACCGAGGTGCATGTTCCCACGGGTTTCATCTGGAAAAAGGCGAAGGCAGCAAGGACGAAGACGATGCGCATCGTGAGCGAACACCTTAGCTTCGACGAATCAGGTCAGAACGCCTTCTTCTGCGAGAACCTGCGCTTCAAAGGACCCTAG
- a CDS encoding metallophosphoesterase: MPRLFFITDVHGSEKCFRKFLNAAKVYKADTLILGGDITGKVMVPIVENPDGTYTLRLFGEDSTIKGSRLQETQKFLSDAGQYSFVATPSEVLEIQSDKAKEEKVFNEAMASVLRSWVLLLEERLKGTEIICYISPGNDDKFEIDSFLVDSGHLVNPENRIVELKNGFEMITLGYANPTPWKSPREVSEPELGRMIENLASKVQRPQTAIFNLHVPPINTELDRAPAVSKDFEYVKEGLGIKFIHVGSSAVRESIEKHAPMLGLHGHIHESKGFVRLGRTLCMNPGSEYADGMLRGALVNLADGKVKEFLLTSG, from the coding sequence GTGCCCAGGCTATTCTTCATCACCGACGTACACGGGTCTGAGAAGTGCTTCCGGAAGTTCCTCAATGCAGCCAAGGTCTACAAGGCCGACACTCTCATTCTAGGAGGGGACATCACCGGCAAGGTGATGGTGCCCATAGTAGAGAACCCGGACGGAACCTACACGCTCCGTCTGTTCGGGGAGGACTCTACGATCAAGGGAAGTCGTCTCCAGGAGACTCAGAAGTTCCTTTCAGACGCGGGCCAATACTCCTTCGTGGCCACCCCTAGCGAGGTCCTGGAGATACAGTCGGACAAGGCGAAGGAAGAAAAGGTGTTCAACGAGGCCATGGCCTCGGTCCTCAGGTCCTGGGTCCTGTTGCTTGAGGAGCGCCTGAAGGGCACCGAGATCATATGCTACATCTCTCCCGGGAACGACGACAAATTTGAGATCGACTCGTTCCTCGTCGATTCGGGACACCTAGTGAACCCCGAGAACCGGATTGTCGAGCTCAAGAACGGCTTCGAGATGATAACTCTCGGCTACGCCAACCCTACGCCCTGGAAGAGCCCGAGAGAGGTAAGCGAACCGGAACTTGGCAGGATGATTGAGAATCTTGCGTCTAAGGTCCAGCGGCCCCAGACCGCAATCTTCAATCTCCACGTCCCCCCGATCAACACCGAACTGGACAGGGCGCCGGCCGTCTCCAAAGACTTCGAGTACGTCAAGGAGGGACTAGGAATCAAGTTCATACATGTAGGGAGCTCGGCGGTCAGGGAGTCCATAGAGAAGCACGCTCCCATGCTAGGTCTCCACGGACACATCCATGAATCCAAAGGGTTCGTGCGCCTTGGAAGGACTCTGTGCATGAACCCCGGGAGCGAATACGCGGACGGGATGCTCAGGGGGGCGTTGGTGAACTTGGCCGACGGGAAAGTGAAGGAGTTCCTTCTAACCAGCGGTTGA
- a CDS encoding ABC transporter permease: MSTETQSDYARVSTLNHVMIMTKYAFLNYFRARRFYVMLAIVLLISGLLTFAIGYYRPAGILLSVLGFYGAGWGSFSGFVVILSTAFFGGDAISSEFQNRTGYFLVPNPIRRSAIYVGKWLAALAASTIVLLVYAAIIIANGIYYFGPTVPWEFLQSVAFAWIYLIAALSLAFAFSSLFKSSSISILMSVILLLFVFNVVDTIFSTVIGIEPWFSITYGAGIVSNILTFPFPQHFSTASFGGPGGPGRFSISTFNATVPEGLVIMAAYFVISAALGLWLFERKEFTS, encoded by the coding sequence ATGTCGACAGAGACACAGAGCGACTACGCGCGGGTCAGCACTCTAAACCATGTCATGATAATGACGAAGTACGCCTTCTTGAACTATTTCAGGGCAAGGAGGTTCTACGTGATGCTCGCCATCGTCTTGCTTATCAGCGGCCTCCTCACCTTCGCCATCGGATACTACAGACCCGCGGGAATCCTCCTGAGCGTCCTGGGATTCTACGGAGCGGGGTGGGGGAGCTTTTCAGGTTTCGTAGTGATACTTTCGACAGCCTTCTTCGGGGGGGACGCTATCTCAAGCGAGTTCCAGAACAGAACTGGGTATTTCTTGGTTCCCAATCCGATAAGAAGGTCAGCGATCTATGTGGGGAAGTGGCTGGCTGCGCTCGCGGCTTCGACGATAGTTCTACTGGTATACGCCGCAATAATCATTGCGAACGGCATCTATTACTTTGGACCCACAGTGCCCTGGGAGTTCCTGCAGTCAGTCGCATTCGCATGGATCTACCTCATCGCAGCGCTCTCTCTGGCCTTCGCGTTCAGTTCGCTCTTCAAGAGTAGCTCCATCTCAATCCTGATGAGCGTCATACTGTTACTCTTTGTATTCAACGTCGTCGACACGATCTTCTCCACCGTCATCGGCATCGAGCCGTGGTTCTCGATCACCTACGGAGCCGGGATCGTATCCAACATACTTACATTTCCGTTCCCACAGCACTTCTCGACTGCGTCCTTCGGTGGGCCCGGAGGGCCGGGGAGGTTCAGCATTTCAACCTTCAATGCCACGGTTCCTGAAGGGCTTGTGATAATGGCGGCCTACTTCGTCATATCAGCCGCGCTGGGCCTATGGCTCTTCGAAAGGAAAGAGTTCACGTCCTAG